In a single window of the Nocardioides sp. L-11A genome:
- a CDS encoding ABC transporter substrate-binding protein: MLFRLGVGGAVVAGLPTLLAACGGSGSSGSSSSTLRIGLTSEMDSLNPFVQQSAAAVIATHMLYPTLLRLEGDDFTVEPDLADDYEVSADGTSITFRLKTKAAWSDGKPVTARDAAFTINTLVRHSGSAAALLAQYVVGITAADAPDEHTLVVRYSEPIANALGLLTRVVILPEHIWTEPASGDGAGLKTVAYDEQTVCGGQFVLTKYTPKEIVLLKAHADWYGEKQSISTLGFVTYGAPDAMIKALEASEIDAVALLSPSTVGGSLDRLKDKGLSTRQAPGFVMNNLYFNVNPKKTQHRELLDPQVRRALSMGIDRARIVEVVLFGMGEAAGSLVYPAMGVWHDDSVVPDAFDIAAANEILDGLGLARGSDGIRMAGAEKMSYQVNLASGLAGGDRILQIISDGWEQLGVKVKPNTLDAAAMIDAISAPDGKYLTNDIAVWGFLPASPDPSAVLDHFITDSIGGFNNCHYSDPEFDRTYVEQNATLDVDERRRMVHDMQNRFFEARAMLALVYVNALAASGPKLTGYQMSGFGPFNAVSRDQVTQLRLA, encoded by the coding sequence ATGCTCTTTCGCCTGGGGGTCGGCGGCGCTGTCGTCGCCGGCCTGCCCACGCTGCTGGCCGCGTGCGGCGGCTCCGGATCGTCCGGGTCGAGCTCGTCGACCCTCCGCATCGGGTTGACCTCGGAGATGGACTCGCTCAATCCCTTCGTCCAGCAGAGTGCCGCGGCGGTGATCGCGACCCACATGCTCTATCCCACGCTGCTGCGGTTGGAGGGCGATGACTTCACCGTCGAGCCCGACCTGGCCGACGACTACGAGGTGAGTGCCGACGGCACCTCCATCACCTTCCGCCTCAAGACGAAGGCCGCGTGGTCGGACGGCAAGCCGGTCACGGCGCGCGATGCGGCCTTCACCATCAATACCCTGGTCCGGCACAGCGGATCGGCCGCTGCGCTCCTGGCGCAGTATGTCGTCGGCATCACCGCGGCCGACGCTCCCGACGAGCACACCCTGGTGGTCCGCTACAGCGAGCCCATCGCGAACGCACTGGGCCTGCTCACCAGGGTCGTGATCCTCCCCGAGCACATCTGGACCGAGCCCGCGTCGGGCGATGGCGCAGGTCTCAAGACGGTGGCGTACGACGAGCAGACGGTGTGTGGCGGACAGTTCGTGCTCACCAAGTACACCCCCAAGGAGATCGTGCTGCTGAAGGCGCACGCCGACTGGTACGGCGAGAAGCAGTCGATCTCGACCCTCGGATTCGTGACCTACGGCGCGCCCGACGCGATGATCAAGGCCTTGGAGGCCAGTGAGATCGATGCGGTGGCGCTGCTCTCGCCAAGCACCGTCGGCGGGAGTCTGGACCGACTCAAGGACAAGGGGTTGAGCACTCGACAGGCTCCCGGCTTCGTGATGAACAACCTCTACTTCAACGTCAACCCGAAGAAGACCCAGCACCGCGAGCTGCTGGACCCGCAGGTGCGCCGGGCCCTGTCGATGGGCATCGACCGGGCTCGCATCGTCGAGGTCGTCCTGTTCGGCATGGGCGAGGCCGCGGGGTCGCTCGTCTATCCCGCGATGGGCGTGTGGCACGACGACAGCGTCGTCCCCGACGCGTTCGACATCGCCGCGGCCAACGAGATCCTCGACGGACTCGGTCTTGCTCGCGGCTCCGACGGCATCCGGATGGCCGGGGCGGAGAAGATGTCCTACCAGGTGAATCTCGCCAGCGGTCTGGCGGGTGGCGACCGGATCCTGCAGATCATCAGCGACGGCTGGGAGCAGCTCGGCGTCAAGGTGAAGCCCAACACGCTGGATGCCGCCGCGATGATCGACGCGATCAGCGCCCCTGACGGCAAGTACCTCACCAACGACATCGCCGTGTGGGGCTTCCTACCGGCCTCGCCGGATCCCTCGGCGGTGCTGGATCACTTCATCACCGACTCGATCGGCGGCTTCAACAACTGCCACTACTCAGATCCCGAGTTCGACCGGACCTACGTCGAGCAGAACGCGACCCTCGATGTCGACGAGCGTCGGCGCATGGTGCACGACATGCAGAACCGCTTCTTCGAGGCCCGGGCCATGCTCGCGCTGGTCTATGTCAACGCGCTGGCGGCATCAGGACCGAAGCTGACGGGTTACCAGATGTCCGGATTCGGTCCGTTCAACGCAGTCTCGCGTGACCAGGTCACGCAGCTGCGTCTCGCGTAG